From Brienomyrus brachyistius isolate T26 chromosome 21, BBRACH_0.4, whole genome shotgun sequence, the proteins below share one genomic window:
- the aire gene encoding autoimmune regulator isoform X2, with product MCNKEVTREADPRSRLRASRTEIAMAIDDPFPLLYGLADHDIITDQQFKEALQRKRQEGIHKAVYSLLTWLLDREACVIQAFWNNLSKEYNQERYPKLQSLFVSLPRDGESLSTRHGKKFSGGSRLSVQPPGPLGRKRSPERGQRAQHPHQHSKHQRINGPGTKLKSVRKPESADASRPPMGSGIQTVATSVQRAVTLSSHELPVSCEAMEGILIKQVFESGSAKKCIKLGSEFYSPAKFDEQSGRHKSKTAKTQVRNKGATSSKIKEVLRNDDECAVCKDGGELICCDGCPRAFHLACLVPPLISIPSGTWRCQQCLGDQAESVKSHVPTQPPPVTEASSGPTLDFSFFTTLSSASLSSVTTTKSGLATEPQVGEGQQCAVCQLSGTLTFCLQCLRGFHPHCESLSGKSRCRSCCEMWPSSAESVQQEAVSLALPVALYEDPEEHGLTLAGDSLNKDEMEPIIGENSIDGSCSGLSTTSRAPSLTDRASSSEGLLILAFWPSACTLDRGEDEDRHCLRCCAGLMFTLLIKMILA from the exons ATGTGCAACAAGGAGGTCACAAGAGAGGCCGACCCACGCTCTCGCCTCAGGGCATCACGGACTGAGATCGCCATGGCGATCGACGATCCCTTCCCGCTGCTCTACGGACTAGCCGATCATGACATCATTACCGACCAGCAGTTCAAG gaggcgctgcaGCGGAAGAGGCAGGAGGGAATTCACAAGGCCGTTTACTCTCTCCTCACCTGGCTCCTCGACCGGGAGGCCTGTGTTATCCAGGCCTTCTGGAACAACCTGTCCAAGGAGTACAACCAGGAGAGGTACCCGAAACTGCAATCTCTCTTCGTGAGCCTCCCGCGAG ACGGGGAGAGTCTGAGTACAAGGCATGGAAAGAAGTTCTCAGGTGGCTCCAGGCTTTCCGTTCAGCCCCCGGGACCTCTGGGCCGGAAGCGGAGCCCAGAGAGGGGGCAGCGAGCCCAACACCCCCACCAGCACAGCAAGCACCAGCGCATAAACGGCCCGG GAACGAAACTGAAATCAGTTAGGAAACCGGAGAGCGCCGATGCCTCCCGGCCACCCATGGGGAGCG GAATCCAGACGGTGGCCACCTCGGTGCAGAGGGCAGTCACCTTGTCGTCCCACGAGCTGCCGGTTAGCTGTGAGGCCATGGAAGGCATCCTGATCAAGCAAGTCTTCGAGTCTG GAAGCGCCAAGAAGTGCATCAAACTGGGCAGCGAATTCTATTCCCCTGCCAAGTTCGATGAGCAGTCTGGGAGGCACAAGTCAAAGACCGCAAAGACCCAAGTCCGCAACAAGGGGGCGACGAGCAGCAAAATCAAGGAG GTGCTGCGCAACGATGACGAGTGCGCCGTGTGCAAAGATGGTGGCGAGCTCATCTGCTGCGATGGCTGCCCCAGGGCCTTCCATCTGGCATGCCTTGTGCCTCCTCTCATCTCCATCCCCAG TGGCACCTGGCGCTGTCAGCAATGCCTCGGTGACCAGGCTGAGAGTGTGAAGAGCCACGTGCCCACACAG cccccccccgtgACCGAGGCGAGCTCTGGCCCCACCTTGGATTTCTCCTTCTTCACCACActgtcctcagcctccctgtccAGTGTCACGACCACCAAGAGCGGCCTGGCCACAGAGCCACAG gtgggggaggggcagcagTGCGCCGTCTGCCAGCTCAGCGGGACCCTGACTTTCTGCTTGCAGTGCCTTCGGGGCTTTCATCCGCACTGCGAATCCCTCAG TGGGAAGTCCCGGTGCCGCTCCTGTTGCGAGATGTGGCCCAGCAGTGCCGAAAGTGTCCAGCAGGAGGCGGTGTCCCTGGCTCTGCCG GTGGCGCTGTATGAGGATCCAGAAGAGCATGGCCTCACGCTCGCTGGTGACTCGCTGAACAAAGACGAGATGGAACCCATCATTGGGGAG AATTCCATAGACGGATCCTGCAGTGGGCTCTCCACAACATCTCGCGCCCCCTCTCTGACAGACAGGGCTTCTTCCAGTGAAGGTCTGCTTATCCTGGCGTTCTGGCCATCAGCGTGCACATTGGATCGTGGAGAAGATGAAGATAGGCACTGCCTGAGATGCTGTGCGGGGTTGATGTTTACTCTGCTGATAAAAATGATTCTTGCGTAG
- the aire gene encoding autoimmune regulator isoform X3, giving the protein MCNKEVTREADPRSRLRASRTEIAMAIDDPFPLLYGLADHDIITDQQFKEALQRKRQEGIHKAVYSLLTWLLDREACVIQAFWNNLSKEYNQERYPKLQSLFVSLPRDGESLSTRHGKKFSGGSRLSVQPPGPLGRKRSPERGQRAQHPHQHSKHQRINGPGTKLKSVRKPESADASRPPMGSGIQTVATSVQRAVTLSSHELPVSCEAMEGILIKQVFESGSAKKCIKLGSEFYSPAKFDEQSGRHKSKTAKTQVRNKGATSSKIKEVLRNDDECAVCKDGGELICCDGCPRAFHLACLVPPLISIPSGTWRCQQCLGDQAESVKSHVPTQPPPVTEASSGPTLDFSFFTTLSSASLSSVTTTKSGLATEPQTPCRLLPPEVGEGQQCAVCQLSGTLTFCLQCLRGFHPHCESLSGKSRCRSCCEMWPSSAESVQQEAVSLALPVALYEDPEEHGLTLAGDSLNKDEMEPIIGEVSNGVLRILQWALHNISRPLSDRQGFFQ; this is encoded by the exons ATGTGCAACAAGGAGGTCACAAGAGAGGCCGACCCACGCTCTCGCCTCAGGGCATCACGGACTGAGATCGCCATGGCGATCGACGATCCCTTCCCGCTGCTCTACGGACTAGCCGATCATGACATCATTACCGACCAGCAGTTCAAG gaggcgctgcaGCGGAAGAGGCAGGAGGGAATTCACAAGGCCGTTTACTCTCTCCTCACCTGGCTCCTCGACCGGGAGGCCTGTGTTATCCAGGCCTTCTGGAACAACCTGTCCAAGGAGTACAACCAGGAGAGGTACCCGAAACTGCAATCTCTCTTCGTGAGCCTCCCGCGAG ACGGGGAGAGTCTGAGTACAAGGCATGGAAAGAAGTTCTCAGGTGGCTCCAGGCTTTCCGTTCAGCCCCCGGGACCTCTGGGCCGGAAGCGGAGCCCAGAGAGGGGGCAGCGAGCCCAACACCCCCACCAGCACAGCAAGCACCAGCGCATAAACGGCCCGG GAACGAAACTGAAATCAGTTAGGAAACCGGAGAGCGCCGATGCCTCCCGGCCACCCATGGGGAGCG GAATCCAGACGGTGGCCACCTCGGTGCAGAGGGCAGTCACCTTGTCGTCCCACGAGCTGCCGGTTAGCTGTGAGGCCATGGAAGGCATCCTGATCAAGCAAGTCTTCGAGTCTG GAAGCGCCAAGAAGTGCATCAAACTGGGCAGCGAATTCTATTCCCCTGCCAAGTTCGATGAGCAGTCTGGGAGGCACAAGTCAAAGACCGCAAAGACCCAAGTCCGCAACAAGGGGGCGACGAGCAGCAAAATCAAGGAG GTGCTGCGCAACGATGACGAGTGCGCCGTGTGCAAAGATGGTGGCGAGCTCATCTGCTGCGATGGCTGCCCCAGGGCCTTCCATCTGGCATGCCTTGTGCCTCCTCTCATCTCCATCCCCAG TGGCACCTGGCGCTGTCAGCAATGCCTCGGTGACCAGGCTGAGAGTGTGAAGAGCCACGTGCCCACACAG cccccccccgtgACCGAGGCGAGCTCTGGCCCCACCTTGGATTTCTCCTTCTTCACCACActgtcctcagcctccctgtccAGTGTCACGACCACCAAGAGCGGCCTGGCCACAGAGCCACAG ACGCCATGTCGCCTCCTTCCTCccgaggtgggggaggggcagcagTGCGCCGTCTGCCAGCTCAGCGGGACCCTGACTTTCTGCTTGCAGTGCCTTCGGGGCTTTCATCCGCACTGCGAATCCCTCAG TGGGAAGTCCCGGTGCCGCTCCTGTTGCGAGATGTGGCCCAGCAGTGCCGAAAGTGTCCAGCAGGAGGCGGTGTCCCTGGCTCTGCCG GTGGCGCTGTATGAGGATCCAGAAGAGCATGGCCTCACGCTCGCTGGTGACTCGCTGAACAAAGACGAGATGGAACCCATCATTGGGGAGGTGAGCAATGGGGTGCT ACGGATCCTGCAGTGGGCTCTCCACAACATCTCGCGCCCCCTCTCTGACAGACAGGGCTTCTTCCAGTGA
- the aire gene encoding autoimmune regulator isoform X1, which produces MCNKEVTREADPRSRLRASRTEIAMAIDDPFPLLYGLADHDIITDQQFKEALQRKRQEGIHKAVYSLLTWLLDREACVIQAFWNNLSKEYNQERYPKLQSLFVSLPRDGESLSTRHGKKFSGGSRLSVQPPGPLGRKRSPERGQRAQHPHQHSKHQRINGPGTKLKSVRKPESADASRPPMGSGIQTVATSVQRAVTLSSHELPVSCEAMEGILIKQVFESGSAKKCIKLGSEFYSPAKFDEQSGRHKSKTAKTQVRNKGATSSKIKEKEVHPSVFQTLILDRVVGGLEPDQGRMGHKVLRNDDECAVCKDGGELICCDGCPRAFHLACLVPPLISIPSGTWRCQQCLGDQAESVKSHVPTQPPPVTEASSGPTLDFSFFTTLSSASLSSVTTTKSGLATEPQVGEGQQCAVCQLSGTLTFCLQCLRGFHPHCESLSGKSRCRSCCEMWPSSAESVQQEAVSLALPVALYEDPEEHGLTLAGDSLNKDEMEPIIGENSIDGSCSGLSTTSRAPSLTDRASSSEGLLILAFWPSACTLDRGEDEDRHCLRCCAGLMFTLLIKMILA; this is translated from the exons ATGTGCAACAAGGAGGTCACAAGAGAGGCCGACCCACGCTCTCGCCTCAGGGCATCACGGACTGAGATCGCCATGGCGATCGACGATCCCTTCCCGCTGCTCTACGGACTAGCCGATCATGACATCATTACCGACCAGCAGTTCAAG gaggcgctgcaGCGGAAGAGGCAGGAGGGAATTCACAAGGCCGTTTACTCTCTCCTCACCTGGCTCCTCGACCGGGAGGCCTGTGTTATCCAGGCCTTCTGGAACAACCTGTCCAAGGAGTACAACCAGGAGAGGTACCCGAAACTGCAATCTCTCTTCGTGAGCCTCCCGCGAG ACGGGGAGAGTCTGAGTACAAGGCATGGAAAGAAGTTCTCAGGTGGCTCCAGGCTTTCCGTTCAGCCCCCGGGACCTCTGGGCCGGAAGCGGAGCCCAGAGAGGGGGCAGCGAGCCCAACACCCCCACCAGCACAGCAAGCACCAGCGCATAAACGGCCCGG GAACGAAACTGAAATCAGTTAGGAAACCGGAGAGCGCCGATGCCTCCCGGCCACCCATGGGGAGCG GAATCCAGACGGTGGCCACCTCGGTGCAGAGGGCAGTCACCTTGTCGTCCCACGAGCTGCCGGTTAGCTGTGAGGCCATGGAAGGCATCCTGATCAAGCAAGTCTTCGAGTCTG GAAGCGCCAAGAAGTGCATCAAACTGGGCAGCGAATTCTATTCCCCTGCCAAGTTCGATGAGCAGTCTGGGAGGCACAAGTCAAAGACCGCAAAGACCCAAGTCCGCAACAAGGGGGCGACGAGCAGCAAAATCAAGGAG AAAGAAGttcatccatccgtcttccagACGCTTATCTTGGACAGGGTggtggggggcctggagcctgacCAAGGCAGGatgggacacaag GTGCTGCGCAACGATGACGAGTGCGCCGTGTGCAAAGATGGTGGCGAGCTCATCTGCTGCGATGGCTGCCCCAGGGCCTTCCATCTGGCATGCCTTGTGCCTCCTCTCATCTCCATCCCCAG TGGCACCTGGCGCTGTCAGCAATGCCTCGGTGACCAGGCTGAGAGTGTGAAGAGCCACGTGCCCACACAG cccccccccgtgACCGAGGCGAGCTCTGGCCCCACCTTGGATTTCTCCTTCTTCACCACActgtcctcagcctccctgtccAGTGTCACGACCACCAAGAGCGGCCTGGCCACAGAGCCACAG gtgggggaggggcagcagTGCGCCGTCTGCCAGCTCAGCGGGACCCTGACTTTCTGCTTGCAGTGCCTTCGGGGCTTTCATCCGCACTGCGAATCCCTCAG TGGGAAGTCCCGGTGCCGCTCCTGTTGCGAGATGTGGCCCAGCAGTGCCGAAAGTGTCCAGCAGGAGGCGGTGTCCCTGGCTCTGCCG GTGGCGCTGTATGAGGATCCAGAAGAGCATGGCCTCACGCTCGCTGGTGACTCGCTGAACAAAGACGAGATGGAACCCATCATTGGGGAG AATTCCATAGACGGATCCTGCAGTGGGCTCTCCACAACATCTCGCGCCCCCTCTCTGACAGACAGGGCTTCTTCCAGTGAAGGTCTGCTTATCCTGGCGTTCTGGCCATCAGCGTGCACATTGGATCGTGGAGAAGATGAAGATAGGCACTGCCTGAGATGCTGTGCGGGGTTGATGTTTACTCTGCTGATAAAAATGATTCTTGCGTAG
- the LOC125716350 gene encoding E3 ubiquitin-protein ligase RNF152-like, with the protein MQRSENDSECPVCLEHYTRQKRVPRRLHCKHTFCTPCLECLACQDSCNLCTVRCPLCRWTTCVGLPGQGPKDSLWVNSELWDCIPNTDEEEDEITVEDMPTRSTTSTPQTQRNVRPILNIPGVMRKLGFKRPQRSVAARPLPWFRPVCRYFSRSPKPQPGKVGLLSEAGWGKESPSLHKR; encoded by the exons ATGCAGCGAAGCGAGAACGACAGCGAATGTCCCGTCTGCCTGGAGCACTACACGCGACAGAAGCGCGTGCCGCGCCGGCTGCACTGCAAACACACCTTCTGCACGCCGTGCCTGGAGTGCCTGGCCTGTCAGGACTCCTGCAACCTGTGCACGGTGcgctgccccctgtgccgctgGACCACCTGCGTGGGCCTGCCCGGCCAGGGTCCCAAGGACTCTCTGTGGGTTAACAGTGAGCTCTGGGACTGCATCCCTAACACCGATGAAGAGGAGGATGAGATCACAGTGGAAGACATGCCCACCAGATCCACAACATCCACTCCACAGACCCAACG AAATGTGCGGCCGATCCTGAATATTCCGGGTGTCATGAGAAAACTTGGATTCAAGCGGCCACAGAGGAGTGTGGCGGCAAGGCCC CTACCTTGGTTCAGACCCGTCTGCAGGTATTTCAGTCGCAGTCCAAAGCCGCAACCAGGCAAG GTAGGACTGTTGtctgaggcaggatggggcaaaGAGAGCCCTTCGTTGCACAAACGATGA